One window of Mangrovibacterium diazotrophicum genomic DNA carries:
- a CDS encoding radical SAM-associated putative lipoprotein, giving the protein MKKLKTGFLINWNRLLRIMMSILGFSTAAGLSSCDGGGGQVEYGSPSAKFIVNGQVKSEQDETAIPNIQVTMQGDTVLTDENGNYEVNVTTFPTDQDFLIKFEDIDGTVNGEYQTEETTVEFVDPEFKNGSGEWYEGETSKTLNVDLKDKE; this is encoded by the coding sequence TTACTGAGAATTATGATGTCTATTCTGGGATTCAGCACCGCAGCCGGATTAAGCAGCTGTGACGGAGGCGGAGGGCAAGTTGAATATGGCTCTCCAAGCGCGAAATTTATTGTGAATGGGCAGGTAAAATCGGAACAAGATGAAACTGCTATCCCCAACATACAGGTAACGATGCAAGGCGATACCGTGCTAACCGATGAAAACGGAAATTACGAGGTTAACGTCACAACTTTCCCGACAGACCAGGATTTCCTGATTAAATTTGAAGACATTGACGGAACAGTCAACGGCGAATACCAAACCGAAGAAACAACAGTGGAATTTGTAGACCCTGAATTCAAAAACGGCTCAGGAGAATGGTATGAAGGCGAGACAAGTAAAACACTGAATGTTGATCTGAAAGACAAAGAATGA
- a CDS encoding TIGR04133 family radical SAM/SPASM protein: MSVSKITFRKRLALKLHRKHRANEQQLHKLNYIFWECTLRCNLNCLHCGSDCQKDVAIPDMPRADFLAALDDITPLLSPNDTMIVLTGGEAILRKDISEIGLALYRRGFPWGVVSNGLGMNATMMSTLMQSGLRSVTISLDGLEESHNWLRGNPRSFRNAVEALKQIRQQKDLRYDVVTCVNQKNFGELKQFYEFLVELGITEWRIFTIFPIGRAKQHEELQLEPTQFKALFDFIERVRKEGLIKLNYGCEGFLGDYETKVRDNFFFCRAGVNIASVLVDGSISACPNLRANFIQGNIYQDSFKEVWLNRYQLYRDRSWAKTGICADCEFFADCQGNGMHLRDEQTGELLFCHLKRIQEGEQQQQEVRIL; this comes from the coding sequence ATGAGTGTTTCGAAAATCACCTTTCGCAAAAGGTTAGCGCTGAAGTTACACCGCAAACACCGGGCAAACGAACAGCAGCTCCACAAGCTCAACTACATTTTTTGGGAGTGCACTTTACGCTGCAATTTAAACTGCCTGCATTGCGGAAGTGATTGTCAAAAAGATGTAGCTATTCCGGACATGCCGAGAGCGGATTTTCTGGCTGCGCTTGACGACATTACACCTTTACTTTCGCCAAACGATACCATGATCGTGTTAACAGGCGGTGAAGCCATCCTCCGAAAGGACATTTCAGAAATTGGACTGGCACTTTACCGGCGTGGTTTTCCCTGGGGCGTGGTCTCGAATGGTCTGGGAATGAATGCAACGATGATGAGCACGCTGATGCAATCTGGGCTCCGGTCTGTCACGATCAGCCTCGATGGTCTGGAAGAATCTCACAACTGGCTGCGCGGCAACCCAAGAAGTTTCAGAAATGCCGTTGAAGCTCTGAAACAAATCCGGCAACAGAAGGATCTGCGCTACGATGTGGTGACCTGTGTGAATCAGAAGAATTTCGGCGAATTAAAACAGTTCTACGAATTCCTGGTCGAACTGGGCATTACGGAATGGCGGATCTTCACCATCTTCCCGATTGGTCGCGCCAAACAGCACGAAGAGCTCCAGTTAGAACCCACTCAATTCAAAGCGTTATTCGACTTTATTGAACGGGTTCGAAAAGAAGGTCTCATCAAACTCAACTATGGCTGCGAAGGATTCCTGGGCGATTACGAAACCAAGGTTCGCGACAATTTTTTCTTTTGCCGTGCCGGCGTAAATATTGCTTCAGTCCTTGTTGATGGCTCCATCTCTGCCTGCCCAAACCTTCGGGCGAACTTCATTCAGGGAAATATTTATCAGGATAGTTTCAAGGAAGTTTGGTTAAACCGCTACCAACTTTACCGCGACCGCAGCTGGGCTAAAACAGGCATTTGCGCCGACTGCGAATTCTTTGCCGACTGCCAGGGAAACGGGATGCACCTTCGCGATGAACAAACGGGCGAGCTGCTGTTTTGCCACCTAAAACGGATTCAAGAAGGAGAACAACAGCAACAGGAAGTTCGAATCCTGTAA